In Manis pentadactyla isolate mManPen7 chromosome 8, mManPen7.hap1, whole genome shotgun sequence, the following are encoded in one genomic region:
- the CNNM2 gene encoding metal transporter CNNM2 isoform X5, which yields MIGCGACEPEVKMAGGQAAAALPTWKMAARRSLSARGRGVLQAAAGRLLPLLLLSCCCGAGGCAAAGETEETVIIGLRLEDTNDVSFMEGGALRVSERTRVKLRVYGQNINNETWSRIAFTEEERQRHSSGERGLGGAASPEPDSGPQRCGIRTSDIIIQPYIVLNRRTSGIIEIEIKPLRKMEKSKSYYLCTSLSTPALGTGGPGSVGGAVGGKGGSGVAGLPPPPWAETTWIYHDGEDTKMIVGEERKSLLPFWLQVIFISLLLCLSGMFSGLNLGLMALDPMELRIVQNCGTEKEKNYAKRIEPVRRQGNYLLCSLLLGNVLVNTTLTILLDDIAGSGLVAVVVSTIGIVIFGEIVPQAICSRHGLAVGANTIFLTKFFMMMTFPASYPVSKLLDCVLGQEIGTVYNREKLLEMLRVTDPYNDLVKEELNIIQGALELRTKTVEDVMTPLRDCFMITGEAILDFNTMSEIMESGYTRIPVFEGERSNIVDLLFVKDLAFVDPDDCTPLKTITKFYNHPLHFVFNDTKLDAMLEEFKKEHKQETPSPTNTEKHRQSVLHSLCNADEPKFFTPGLIG from the exons ATGATTGGCTGTGGCGCTTGTGAACCCGAAGTAAAGATGGCGGGCGGGCAGGCAGCCGCCGCACTGCCCACTTGGAAGATGGCGGCGCGCCGCAGCCTCAGTGCCCGCGGTCGGGGGGTCCTGCAGGCGGCGGCGGGGCGCTTGCTGCCGCTGCTGCTGCTGAGCTGCTGCTGCGGCGCGGGCGGCTGCGCGGCGGCGGGCGAGACCGAGGAGACCGTGATCATCGGGTTGCGGCTGGAGGACACGAACGACGTGTCATTCATGGAAGGGGGGGCGCTGCGGGTGAGCGAGCGGACCCGGGTCAAGCTGCGGGTGTATGGGCAGAACATCAACAACGAGACGTGGTCCCGCATCGCTTTCACCGAGGAAGAGCGGCAGCGCCACAGCTCCGGCGAGCGCGGGCTCGGAGGCGCCGCTTCGCCAGAGCCGGACAGCGGTCCCCAGCGCTGCGGCATCCGCACTTCAGACATCATCATCCAGCCCTACATCGTTCTCAACCGCCGCACCTCGGGCATCATTGAGATCGAGATCAAACCGCTGCGCAAGATGGAGAAGAGCAAGTCCTATTACCTGTGCACGTCGCTGTCCACGCCAGCGCTGGGCACCGGCGGCCCGGGGTCCGTGGGTGGCGCGGTCGGGGGCAAGGGCGGCTCGGGAGTGGCCGGGCTCCCGCCGCCCCCCTGGGCCGAGACCACCTGGATTTACCACGACGGCGAGGACACCAAGATGATAGTGGGCGAGGAGAGGAAGTCCCTGCTGCCCTTCTGGCTGCAGGTGATCTTTATTTCGCTGCTTCTGTGCCTGTCGGGCATGTTCAGCGGCCTTAACCTGGGGCTCATGGCCTTGGACCCGATGGAGCTGCGCATCGTGCAGAACTGCGGCACGGAGAAGGAGAAGAATTACGCCAAGCGCATCGAGCCCGTGCGCAGGCAGGGCAACTACCTGCTGTGCTCGCTGCTGCTGGGCAACGTGCTGGTCAACACCACGCTCACCATCCTGCTTGACGACATCGCCGGCTCAGGCCTCGTGGCGGTGGTGGTCTCCACCATCGGCATCGTCATCTTCGGGGAAATCGTGCCGCAGGCCATCTGCTCCCGGCATGGCCTGGCAGTAGGGGCCAACACCATTTTCCTCACCAAGTTCTTCATGATGATGACCTTCCCTGCTTCTTACCCGGTTAGCAAGCTGCTGGACTGCGTCCTGGGCCAGGAGATAGGCACCGTCTATAACCGGGAAAAGCTGCTGGAGATGCTCCGGGTCACCGACCCCTACAACGACCTCGTTAAGGAGGAGCTGAACATCATCCAAGGGGCTCTGGAGCTCCGCACCAAGACAGTGGAGGACGTGATGACTCCCCTCCGAGACTGTTTCATGATCACCGGGGAAGCCATCCTGGACTTCAATACCATGTCGGAGATCATGGAGAGCGGCTACACTCGCATTCCAGTATTTGAGGGGGAGCGCTCCAACATTGTGGACCTCCTCTTTGTCAAAGACTTGGCTTTCGTGGATCCAGATGACTGTACTCCCCTGAAAACCATCACTAAATTTTATAACCACCCCttgcattttgttttcaatgacaCCAAGTTGGACGCTATGCTGGAAGAATTTAAGAAAG aacACAAACAAGAAACGCCCAGTCCTACCAACACTGAAAAGCACAGACA gTCTGTTCTCCACAGCTTGTGCAACGCCGATGAGCCCAAATTCTTCACTCCTGGGTTAATAGGTTAA
- the CNNM2 gene encoding metal transporter CNNM2 isoform X7 — protein MIGCGACEPEVKMAGGQAAAALPTWKMAARRSLSARGRGVLQAAAGRLLPLLLLSCCCGAGGCAAAGETEETVIIGLRLEDTNDVSFMEGGALRVSERTRVKLRVYGQNINNETWSRIAFTEEERQRHSSGERGLGGAASPEPDSGPQRCGIRTSDIIIQPYIVLNRRTSGIIEIEIKPLRKMEKSKSYYLCTSLSTPALGTGGPGSVGGAVGGKGGSGVAGLPPPPWAETTWIYHDGEDTKMIVGEERKSLLPFWLQVIFISLLLCLSGMFSGLNLGLMALDPMELRIVQNCGTEKEKNYAKRIEPVRRQGNYLLCSLLLGNVLVNTTLTILLDDIAGSGLVAVVVSTIGIVIFGEIVPQAICSRHGLAVGANTIFLTKFFMMMTFPASYPVSKLLDCVLGQEIGTVYNREKLLEMLRVTDPYNDLVKEELNIIQGALELRTKTVEDVMTPLRDCFMITGEAILDFNTMSEIMESGYTRIPVFEGERSNIVDLLFVKDLAFVDPDDCTPLKTITKFYNHPLHFVFNDTKLDAMLEEFKKGLSAFLAFWTPLLLSALSYYCSP, from the exons ATGATTGGCTGTGGCGCTTGTGAACCCGAAGTAAAGATGGCGGGCGGGCAGGCAGCCGCCGCACTGCCCACTTGGAAGATGGCGGCGCGCCGCAGCCTCAGTGCCCGCGGTCGGGGGGTCCTGCAGGCGGCGGCGGGGCGCTTGCTGCCGCTGCTGCTGCTGAGCTGCTGCTGCGGCGCGGGCGGCTGCGCGGCGGCGGGCGAGACCGAGGAGACCGTGATCATCGGGTTGCGGCTGGAGGACACGAACGACGTGTCATTCATGGAAGGGGGGGCGCTGCGGGTGAGCGAGCGGACCCGGGTCAAGCTGCGGGTGTATGGGCAGAACATCAACAACGAGACGTGGTCCCGCATCGCTTTCACCGAGGAAGAGCGGCAGCGCCACAGCTCCGGCGAGCGCGGGCTCGGAGGCGCCGCTTCGCCAGAGCCGGACAGCGGTCCCCAGCGCTGCGGCATCCGCACTTCAGACATCATCATCCAGCCCTACATCGTTCTCAACCGCCGCACCTCGGGCATCATTGAGATCGAGATCAAACCGCTGCGCAAGATGGAGAAGAGCAAGTCCTATTACCTGTGCACGTCGCTGTCCACGCCAGCGCTGGGCACCGGCGGCCCGGGGTCCGTGGGTGGCGCGGTCGGGGGCAAGGGCGGCTCGGGAGTGGCCGGGCTCCCGCCGCCCCCCTGGGCCGAGACCACCTGGATTTACCACGACGGCGAGGACACCAAGATGATAGTGGGCGAGGAGAGGAAGTCCCTGCTGCCCTTCTGGCTGCAGGTGATCTTTATTTCGCTGCTTCTGTGCCTGTCGGGCATGTTCAGCGGCCTTAACCTGGGGCTCATGGCCTTGGACCCGATGGAGCTGCGCATCGTGCAGAACTGCGGCACGGAGAAGGAGAAGAATTACGCCAAGCGCATCGAGCCCGTGCGCAGGCAGGGCAACTACCTGCTGTGCTCGCTGCTGCTGGGCAACGTGCTGGTCAACACCACGCTCACCATCCTGCTTGACGACATCGCCGGCTCAGGCCTCGTGGCGGTGGTGGTCTCCACCATCGGCATCGTCATCTTCGGGGAAATCGTGCCGCAGGCCATCTGCTCCCGGCATGGCCTGGCAGTAGGGGCCAACACCATTTTCCTCACCAAGTTCTTCATGATGATGACCTTCCCTGCTTCTTACCCGGTTAGCAAGCTGCTGGACTGCGTCCTGGGCCAGGAGATAGGCACCGTCTATAACCGGGAAAAGCTGCTGGAGATGCTCCGGGTCACCGACCCCTACAACGACCTCGTTAAGGAGGAGCTGAACATCATCCAAGGGGCTCTGGAGCTCCGCACCAAGACAGTGGAGGACGTGATGACTCCCCTCCGAGACTGTTTCATGATCACCGGGGAAGCCATCCTGGACTTCAATACCATGTCGGAGATCATGGAGAGCGGCTACACTCGCATTCCAGTATTTGAGGGGGAGCGCTCCAACATTGTGGACCTCCTCTTTGTCAAAGACTTGGCTTTCGTGGATCCAGATGACTGTACTCCCCTGAAAACCATCACTAAATTTTATAACCACCCCttgcattttgttttcaatgacaCCAAGTTGGACGCTATGCTGGAAGAATTTAAGAAAG GTTTGTCAGCCTTCCTCGCTTTCTGGACTCCTTTGCTGCTTTCGGCCCTCAG CTACTACTGCAGCCCTTAG
- the CNNM2 gene encoding metal transporter CNNM2 isoform X8, producing the protein MIGCGACEPEVKMAGGQAAAALPTWKMAARRSLSARGRGVLQAAAGRLLPLLLLSCCCGAGGCAAAGETEETVIIGLRLEDTNDVSFMEGGALRVSERTRVKLRVYGQNINNETWSRIAFTEEERQRHSSGERGLGGAASPEPDSGPQRCGIRTSDIIIQPYIVLNRRTSGIIEIEIKPLRKMEKSKSYYLCTSLSTPALGTGGPGSVGGAVGGKGGSGVAGLPPPPWAETTWIYHDGEDTKMIVGEERKSLLPFWLQVIFISLLLCLSGMFSGLNLGLMALDPMELRIVQNCGTEKEKNYAKRIEPVRRQGNYLLCSLLLGNVLVNTTLTILLDDIAGSGLVAVVVSTIGIVIFGEIVPQAICSRHGLAVGANTIFLTKFFMMMTFPASYPVSKLLDCVLGQEIGTVYNREKLLEMLRVTDPYNDLVKEELNIIQGALELRTKTVEDVMTPLRDCFMITGEAILDFNTMSEIMESGYTRIPVFEGERSNIVDLLFVKDLAFVDPDDCTPLKTITKFYNHPLHFVFNDTKLDAMLEEFKKGLFSTACATPMSPNSSLLG; encoded by the exons ATGATTGGCTGTGGCGCTTGTGAACCCGAAGTAAAGATGGCGGGCGGGCAGGCAGCCGCCGCACTGCCCACTTGGAAGATGGCGGCGCGCCGCAGCCTCAGTGCCCGCGGTCGGGGGGTCCTGCAGGCGGCGGCGGGGCGCTTGCTGCCGCTGCTGCTGCTGAGCTGCTGCTGCGGCGCGGGCGGCTGCGCGGCGGCGGGCGAGACCGAGGAGACCGTGATCATCGGGTTGCGGCTGGAGGACACGAACGACGTGTCATTCATGGAAGGGGGGGCGCTGCGGGTGAGCGAGCGGACCCGGGTCAAGCTGCGGGTGTATGGGCAGAACATCAACAACGAGACGTGGTCCCGCATCGCTTTCACCGAGGAAGAGCGGCAGCGCCACAGCTCCGGCGAGCGCGGGCTCGGAGGCGCCGCTTCGCCAGAGCCGGACAGCGGTCCCCAGCGCTGCGGCATCCGCACTTCAGACATCATCATCCAGCCCTACATCGTTCTCAACCGCCGCACCTCGGGCATCATTGAGATCGAGATCAAACCGCTGCGCAAGATGGAGAAGAGCAAGTCCTATTACCTGTGCACGTCGCTGTCCACGCCAGCGCTGGGCACCGGCGGCCCGGGGTCCGTGGGTGGCGCGGTCGGGGGCAAGGGCGGCTCGGGAGTGGCCGGGCTCCCGCCGCCCCCCTGGGCCGAGACCACCTGGATTTACCACGACGGCGAGGACACCAAGATGATAGTGGGCGAGGAGAGGAAGTCCCTGCTGCCCTTCTGGCTGCAGGTGATCTTTATTTCGCTGCTTCTGTGCCTGTCGGGCATGTTCAGCGGCCTTAACCTGGGGCTCATGGCCTTGGACCCGATGGAGCTGCGCATCGTGCAGAACTGCGGCACGGAGAAGGAGAAGAATTACGCCAAGCGCATCGAGCCCGTGCGCAGGCAGGGCAACTACCTGCTGTGCTCGCTGCTGCTGGGCAACGTGCTGGTCAACACCACGCTCACCATCCTGCTTGACGACATCGCCGGCTCAGGCCTCGTGGCGGTGGTGGTCTCCACCATCGGCATCGTCATCTTCGGGGAAATCGTGCCGCAGGCCATCTGCTCCCGGCATGGCCTGGCAGTAGGGGCCAACACCATTTTCCTCACCAAGTTCTTCATGATGATGACCTTCCCTGCTTCTTACCCGGTTAGCAAGCTGCTGGACTGCGTCCTGGGCCAGGAGATAGGCACCGTCTATAACCGGGAAAAGCTGCTGGAGATGCTCCGGGTCACCGACCCCTACAACGACCTCGTTAAGGAGGAGCTGAACATCATCCAAGGGGCTCTGGAGCTCCGCACCAAGACAGTGGAGGACGTGATGACTCCCCTCCGAGACTGTTTCATGATCACCGGGGAAGCCATCCTGGACTTCAATACCATGTCGGAGATCATGGAGAGCGGCTACACTCGCATTCCAGTATTTGAGGGGGAGCGCTCCAACATTGTGGACCTCCTCTTTGTCAAAGACTTGGCTTTCGTGGATCCAGATGACTGTACTCCCCTGAAAACCATCACTAAATTTTATAACCACCCCttgcattttgttttcaatgacaCCAAGTTGGACGCTATGCTGGAAGAATTTAAGAAAG gTCTGTTCTCCACAGCTTGTGCAACGCCGATGAGCCCAAATTCTTCACTCCTGGGTTAA
- the CNNM2 gene encoding metal transporter CNNM2 isoform X6 translates to MIGCGACEPEVKMAGGQAAAALPTWKMAARRSLSARGRGVLQAAAGRLLPLLLLSCCCGAGGCAAAGETEETVIIGLRLEDTNDVSFMEGGALRVSERTRVKLRVYGQNINNETWSRIAFTEEERQRHSSGERGLGGAASPEPDSGPQRCGIRTSDIIIQPYIVLNRRTSGIIEIEIKPLRKMEKSKSYYLCTSLSTPALGTGGPGSVGGAVGGKGGSGVAGLPPPPWAETTWIYHDGEDTKMIVGEERKSLLPFWLQVIFISLLLCLSGMFSGLNLGLMALDPMELRIVQNCGTEKEKNYAKRIEPVRRQGNYLLCSLLLGNVLVNTTLTILLDDIAGSGLVAVVVSTIGIVIFGEIVPQAICSRHGLAVGANTIFLTKFFMMMTFPASYPVSKLLDCVLGQEIGTVYNREKLLEMLRVTDPYNDLVKEELNIIQGALELRTKTVEDVMTPLRDCFMITGEAILDFNTMSEIMESGYTRIPVFEGERSNIVDLLFVKDLAFVDPDDCTPLKTITKFYNHPLHFVFNDTKLDAMLEEFKKATTAALSPSYLCLVQCPGILGAP, encoded by the exons ATGATTGGCTGTGGCGCTTGTGAACCCGAAGTAAAGATGGCGGGCGGGCAGGCAGCCGCCGCACTGCCCACTTGGAAGATGGCGGCGCGCCGCAGCCTCAGTGCCCGCGGTCGGGGGGTCCTGCAGGCGGCGGCGGGGCGCTTGCTGCCGCTGCTGCTGCTGAGCTGCTGCTGCGGCGCGGGCGGCTGCGCGGCGGCGGGCGAGACCGAGGAGACCGTGATCATCGGGTTGCGGCTGGAGGACACGAACGACGTGTCATTCATGGAAGGGGGGGCGCTGCGGGTGAGCGAGCGGACCCGGGTCAAGCTGCGGGTGTATGGGCAGAACATCAACAACGAGACGTGGTCCCGCATCGCTTTCACCGAGGAAGAGCGGCAGCGCCACAGCTCCGGCGAGCGCGGGCTCGGAGGCGCCGCTTCGCCAGAGCCGGACAGCGGTCCCCAGCGCTGCGGCATCCGCACTTCAGACATCATCATCCAGCCCTACATCGTTCTCAACCGCCGCACCTCGGGCATCATTGAGATCGAGATCAAACCGCTGCGCAAGATGGAGAAGAGCAAGTCCTATTACCTGTGCACGTCGCTGTCCACGCCAGCGCTGGGCACCGGCGGCCCGGGGTCCGTGGGTGGCGCGGTCGGGGGCAAGGGCGGCTCGGGAGTGGCCGGGCTCCCGCCGCCCCCCTGGGCCGAGACCACCTGGATTTACCACGACGGCGAGGACACCAAGATGATAGTGGGCGAGGAGAGGAAGTCCCTGCTGCCCTTCTGGCTGCAGGTGATCTTTATTTCGCTGCTTCTGTGCCTGTCGGGCATGTTCAGCGGCCTTAACCTGGGGCTCATGGCCTTGGACCCGATGGAGCTGCGCATCGTGCAGAACTGCGGCACGGAGAAGGAGAAGAATTACGCCAAGCGCATCGAGCCCGTGCGCAGGCAGGGCAACTACCTGCTGTGCTCGCTGCTGCTGGGCAACGTGCTGGTCAACACCACGCTCACCATCCTGCTTGACGACATCGCCGGCTCAGGCCTCGTGGCGGTGGTGGTCTCCACCATCGGCATCGTCATCTTCGGGGAAATCGTGCCGCAGGCCATCTGCTCCCGGCATGGCCTGGCAGTAGGGGCCAACACCATTTTCCTCACCAAGTTCTTCATGATGATGACCTTCCCTGCTTCTTACCCGGTTAGCAAGCTGCTGGACTGCGTCCTGGGCCAGGAGATAGGCACCGTCTATAACCGGGAAAAGCTGCTGGAGATGCTCCGGGTCACCGACCCCTACAACGACCTCGTTAAGGAGGAGCTGAACATCATCCAAGGGGCTCTGGAGCTCCGCACCAAGACAGTGGAGGACGTGATGACTCCCCTCCGAGACTGTTTCATGATCACCGGGGAAGCCATCCTGGACTTCAATACCATGTCGGAGATCATGGAGAGCGGCTACACTCGCATTCCAGTATTTGAGGGGGAGCGCTCCAACATTGTGGACCTCCTCTTTGTCAAAGACTTGGCTTTCGTGGATCCAGATGACTGTACTCCCCTGAAAACCATCACTAAATTTTATAACCACCCCttgcattttgttttcaatgacaCCAAGTTGGACGCTATGCTGGAAGAATTTAAGAAAG CTACTACTGCAGCCCTTAGTCCCTCTTATTTGTGCCTTGTTCAGTGCCCTGGTATTttaggtgctccataa